One Brassica napus cultivar Da-Ae chromosome C4, Da-Ae, whole genome shotgun sequence genomic region harbors:
- the LOC106396370 gene encoding beta-glucosidase 26, peroxisomal, producing the protein MTHLQRTYPTSMSKGRASFPKGFLFGTASSSYQYEGAVTEGERGQSMWDHFSNRFPHRISDHSHGNVAVDFFHRYKEDIKRMKDINMDSFRLSIAWPRVIPYGKRERGVSEEGIKFYNDVIDELLANEITPLVTIFHWDTPQDLEDEYGGFLSEQIIDDFRDYASLCFERFGDRVSLWCTLNEPWVYSVAGYDTGRKAPGRCSKYVNGASVAGMSGYEAYIVSHNMLLAHAEAVQVFRKCDHIKNGQIGIAHNPLWYEPYDPSDPDDVEGCNRAMDFMIGWHHHPTAYGDYPDTMKKSVGDRLPSFTPEQSKKLIGSCDYVGINYYSSLFVKSIKHVDPTQPTWRTDQGVDWMKTNIDGKQIAKQGGSEWSFTYPTGLRNVLKYMKKNYDNPRILITENGYGEVADQSQSLFMYNPSIDTERLEYIEGHIHAIHQAIHEDGVRVEGYYVWSLLDNFEWNSGYGVRYGLYYIDYKDGLRRYPKMSALWLKEFLKFDQEDESSSSSAESKKEEKKESYGKQLLHSVQDSGALPAVLGSLFVVTATVGTSLFFKGSNN; encoded by the exons ATGACACA CCTTCAAAGAACATATCCTACATCGATGTCAAAAGGTAGAGCTAGCTTTCCAAAAGGCTTTCTCTTTGGaactgcttcttcttcttaccag tatgaAGGAGCAGTCACTGAAGGTGAGAGAGGTCAAAGCATGTGGGATCATTTCTCCAACAGATTTCCTCACAGAATCAGTGACCATAGTCACGGAAACGTtgccgtcgatttcttccatcGTTACAAG GAAGATATAAAGAGAATGAAAGATATAAACATGGATTCTTTTAGGCTCTCCATTGCTTGGCCAAGAGTTATACCTT ATggcaaaagagagagaggagttaGTGAAGAAGGGATTAAGTTTTACAATGATGTTATAGATGAACTCCTAGCCAATGAAATCACTCCTCTTGTTACCATCTTTCATTGGGACACTCCTCAGGATCTTGAAGATGAATATGGTGGTTTTTTGAGCGAGCAGATTAT AGATGACTTTAGAGACTATGCTAGTCTTTGCTTCGAGAGGTTTGGGGATAGAGTGAGCCTATGGTGCACACTGAATGAGCCGTGGGTGTACAGTGTTGCGGGTTATGACACAGGGAGAAAAGCTCCAGGACGATGCTCCAAGTATGTTAATGGAGCTAGTGTTGCTGGTATGTCGGGATACGAGGCTTACATTGTGAGCCATAACATGCTTCTAGCACACGCAGAAGCAGTGCAAGTGTTTAGAAAATGTGATCAT ATTAAAAATGGACAAATAGGAATTGCGCATAACCCGCTTTGGTATGAGCCTTATGACCCAAGTGATCCAGATGATGTAGAAGGATGTAACCGAGCTATGGACTTCATGATTGGTTG GCATCATCATCCAACAGCGTATGGAGACTATCCAGACACGATGAAGAAATCTGTAGGAGATAGGTTACCAAGTTTCACACCAGAACAATCCAAGAAGCTGATAGGCTCTTGTGATTACGTTGGTATAAACTATTACAGCTCGCTTTTCGTGAAGAGTATCAAACACGTGGATCCTACGCAACCCACTTGGAGAACTGATCAAGGCGTAGATTGGATGA AAACAAACATTGATGGGAAACAGATAGCGAAACAAGGAGGGTCAGAGTGGAGTTTCACATATCCAACAGGACTCAGAAACGTTTTGAAGTATATGAAGAAAAACTATGACAATCCTCGGATTCTCATAACCGAGAACG GGTATGGTGAAGTAGCTGATCAGAGTCAGAGTCTGTTTATGTACAATCCTTCAATCGATACAGAGAGATTGGAGTACATAGAAGGACACATCCACGCCATTCATCAAGCTATTCA TGAAGATGGAGTTAGAGTGGAAGGCTATTACGTATGGTCATTGCTGGATAACTTTGAGTGGAACAGTGGATATGGTGTGAGATACGGTTTGTATTACATTGATTACAAAGATGGGCTTAGAAGATACCCGAAAATGTCTGCTTTGTGGTTGAAAGAGTTCTTGAAGTTTGATCAAGAAGATgagtcgtcttcttcttctgcggAGTCTAAGAAGGAAGAGAAAAAGGAGAGCTATGGAAAACAGTTATTACATTCTGTTCAAGATAGTGGTGCGCTACCTGCGGTTTTGGGGAGCTTGTTTGTTGTCACTGCAACTGTTGGTACTTCTCTGTTCTTCAAGGGATCCAATAACTGA